The nucleotide window AGCAGACCCCGCGTCTGGTCTTCACCGGCCCGATCGACCTCCTCACGCCGCCGGAGATGTCAGACGACATCGCCGCGGTCATCAGGGAGGGCCTGATGAACGTCGTCAGGCACGCCCAGGCCACCGAAACCGTCGTGAACCTCAGCGTGGCAGACGACCTCGTCGTCATCGAGGTGGTCGACAACGGGGTCGGCGTCGTTGAATCCGACCGACGGAGCGGGCTGGCGAACCTGGCCGCCCGCGCCGCACAGTGGGGCGGAGACGTCGTGCTCGAGAACCGGGCCAGGGGCGGCAGTCGACTACGCTGGACCGCCCTCATAGAACCTGAACCTGTACGAAAGGAATCGTGATGATCCGAGTCTTCCTGGTGGATGACCACGAGGTCGTGCGACGCGGAATCGCCGACATGATCAACGCCGAACCGGACCTCGAGGTCGTCGGCGAAGCGTCGACGGCGCGGCAGGCCGTGGCCCGCGTGGCCGCGACCGTGCCGGATGTCGCTGTGCTCGACGTGCGGTTGCCCGATGGCAGCGGAATCGACGTGTGCCGCACGATCCGGTCGGCGAACCCCGTCGTGCAGTGTCTGATGCTCACGGCGTACGACGATGACGAGGCGAGTTACTCCGCCGTCCTGGCCGGGGCCGCCGGCTACGTGTTGAAGGATATCCGCGGGCAGCACCTCGTCGAGTCGATCCGTCGCGTCGCGAGGGGGGAGTCCCTCGTGCAGAAGGCCGTCACCCGAAAGGTCGTCACGGAGCTGACGGGGACCGCGGCGGACTCGCCGACGTCCAACCTCACCACGAGGGAGCGTCAGGTGCTCGAGCTCATCGCAGAGGGACTGACAA belongs to Cryobacterium sp. SO2 and includes:
- a CDS encoding response regulator transcription factor, producing the protein MIRVFLVDDHEVVRRGIADMINAEPDLEVVGEASTARQAVARVAATVPDVAVLDVRLPDGSGIDVCRTIRSANPVVQCLMLTAYDDDEASYSAVLAGAAGYVLKDIRGQHLVESIRRVARGESLVQKAVTRKVVTELTGTAADSPTSNLTTRERQVLELIAEGLTNRQIGDQLDLAEKTVKNYVSGLLAKLGMARRTQAAVYGAGLRPR